The genome window agggcaatttttttcctgtttttctgacaatttttttctgtttttctgactatttttttctgttttccagagcatttttcccctgtttttctgactgttatttctgtttttcgaagtcattttttccctgattttctgactatttactgtgcagctttaattgatcttgttttaagagttaatttcttattttaagggttcaacatgcttatttctagatttaataatcttaatttaagaaatcttgtcaagtgaaatgatctgtccatgcagcaagatcatttccctcagatttagtgtttttatcttatttttagacacCAGTGTGTAGTAGTGCCTGATGACTGGATGTCAAatttgcatcaaaatcaatctctccatctctgaatCCTAACTCATGAGTGAAATCATTGTGTGTGCCTGTAGTGGACGGTGACTGAGCTGGCGTGTTACACCTACTCTCTGGTGTCGGTGCCTCTGTACGACACACTGGGAACAGAAGCCATCGGCTACATCATAGACAGAGGTAAACATCACATAACTAATTCTGAGCCTTTATAGGTTGAAGCTGCTGTTGTTAAAGAGCTGCGCTGatctcatctgtctgtctgtgtgttgtttCTGCAGCTGCCATCTCCACTATAGTGTGTGACGTGGTGGATAAAGTCAACCTGGTGCTGGACTGTGTCAGGGACAAGGAGCACTCTGTGAGAACCATCGTACTGATGGAGACGCCCAGCGACGAGCTGGTCAACCAGGGCCAGCAGGCTGGAATCCACATCCTCAGCCTGCAGGACATggaggtctgtctgtctgtcttttgtttctttaagtctgcaggtgcatctcaacaaattagaatatcatagagaaGCTTatatatgtcagtaattcaattcaaaaagtggagataacacataataatataaaggaaatgatcttgctgcatggacagataatttcacttgacaagatttcttgaattaagattgttaaatctagaaataagcatgttgtctgattaaaataataaattaactcttaaaacaaaataaattatctaacacttctaaatctaaagttttttttatcttggtaagaaataaataattgtcaggtcactctgctcgggccagttcatcgctgtttGCAActttaatgtatcttgttttaagagttaatttcttattttaagcattcaacatgattatttctagatttaataaaaaacagaaagaaatagtcagaaaaacagaaaaaaagtcagaaaaacaggaaaaaaatgctctggaaaacagaaaaaaaaattgtcagaaaaacagaaaataatagtcagaaaaacaggaaaaaattgcccttaaaataagaaattaactcttaaaacaagataaattaaagctgcaagcagcgatgaactggcccgagcagagtgacctgatgattatttgtttcttaccaagataaaaaaaactttagatttagaagtgttcgataatttatcttgttttaagagttaatttcttattttaagtgttcaacatgcttatttctagatttaataatttaagaaatcttctcaagtgaaattatctgtccatacagcaagatcatttccatcagatttagtgtttttatcttgtttttagacacctttttgcagtgtagatgcCTTTAAATAAGACCTAAAAACCTTTCTTTATATGAaagcattttgtttaattgtcttTCTAGTTCCTGCTTTTAacacctgatttttttttttattgtgtagtgttcctttaattgttttttcttctctgtcgCACTTTGAGATTGTTGAAATGTAAAttgcaatacaaataaaatctattgtcattattattattattatgaataaatgtactttgctTGTTTACAGGCTCTTGGGAAGGCAAACCATCATCAACCAGTGGTAAGTAAACAGTAAACCAGTAGAgcctttttcaataaaccaagggcgccatctagtggctcagagaataaagcaaatggttcaggaggcttcattggcacatcactatttGTCTGTTATTGGCCAAGTCCTGACTTTTGAAATGTGTTGCTAGCATCAAATTTAGAATAAGCATATCTAATGAAGATGTGAGGCAAAAAGCTATAAATATATTGCCGTTGTACAGTTTTTTCAAATGAATATATgtgaaaaaagaacaaacaatcATGTTGTCATCCCTGCAGCCTCCACAACCTGAGGACATGGCTCTCATCTGCTTCACCAGTGGAACaacaggtgacacacacacacacacacacacacacacacacacatggggaATTGCACCCAATATAATTTCCATGAGTATTTCAGGTATACCAcaaatatagtcatggaaaacatttttttgactaGTTCTTCTTAATGTCTGGTAacactaaaggtacatttgtttggacaaatataatgataacaacaaaaatagctcatatgagtttaatttaagagctgatatctagacattttccatatttttcttgataatgattttggttattataaagaaaaccatgaaaaatgtctagatatcagctcttaaattaaactcttatgagctatttttgttgttatcattatatttgtccaaataaatgtacctttagttgttccaggcattaaaattagcaaaaaaatgaagaaaacaagggtggtctaatcattttttgccattactgtatatatacttaACTCTAAACATGAGTGTGTatctttgtatgtgtgtttgtgctttcaGGAAACCCAAAGGGAGCGATGCTGACACATCAGAATATTGTATCAAACTGCTCAGCCTTCATCAAAATAACAGAGGTGAGACGAGACTTCCCATGAGCTGTGACAGtgatagggctgcacaattatttgaattttaatcgtgataaCAACTtagccaacttagtgacttagttgctatatttagcaacttttcagacccccttaaggactatttttcaaaaaaagcgacGATTCTTTGAATAATTGatgaatacaaattgctttgggcctacaccaacaatcaatgaaaatgaagatctaaagaaaTAGAAAAGTAAATTTTGTTCATAAGTCAGAATAACTATCAGGAACATAGTGAGGTGCAGTGAAAGCTCCATGTAGAAAGTCAAAGAGAGAGCAGGAGCTTTATTGGTtctaaagtaaataaaagagtAATGACTGACGGAGCAGCCATGTGTGGGAACGGGTCCGATGGCTGAGGTCCAGCCTGGTGTGTTGACAGTTCAAAACCTCGGCTGGTTCAGGATCAACAAGTCCGACGTTATCAGTTCTCTGTTTGAAGAGTGACAGACTTTGTTAAACTCTTTCCTCCTCCAGTCCATCGTTCAGACCTCCTCCGATGATGTCATGCTCTCTTTTCTGCCTCTGGCCCACATGTTTGAGAGAGTGGTGGAGGTACAACattaacctgtctgtctgcctgtctgtctgtctgtctgtttccttgtctgtctgtgtgattccttccctgtctgtctgtctgtccttctgtctgtctgtccttctgtctgtctgcctgcctgtctgtctgtctgtctgtttccctgtctgtctgtctgtctgtctgtctgtctgtctgcctgtctgcctgcctgcctgtctgtctgtctgtctgtctgtctgtctgcctgtctgcctgcctgtctgtctgtctgtctgtctgtctgtctgtctgtctgcctgtctgcctgcctgtctgtctgtctgtctgtttccctgtctgtctgtctgtctgtctgtctgcctgtctgtctgtctgtctgtctgcctgtccgtctgtctgtctgtctgtctgtctgtctgtctgtctgcctgtctgtctgcctgtctgtctgtttccctgtctgtctgtctgtctgtctgtttccctgtctgtctgtctgtctgtctgtctgtctgtttccctgtctgtctgtctgtctgtctgtctgtctgtctgtctgtctgtttccctgtctgtctgtctgtctgtctgtctgtctgtctccctgtctgtctgtctgtctctctgtctgtctgtctgtctgtctgtctatctgtctgtctccctgtctgtctgtctccctgtctgtctgtgtgtcctgGTGTTCTAGGTTTCCTGTCCCTTGTCTCCCAGTGACGTCCATatttccttcctccctctggCTCATATGTTTGAGAGAGTAGTCCAGGTATCGTATGTTCCTTTAGTTCCCATAGTAACCCTTTTTTCCTCGTAGATGTATATTCCTATAAACCCTGTCTCACCCTTCTGTGTTTCATACTAAACTATGATCTGTTTACATCGTCTGTGTCCTGCTGCTGCCAGGCTCTGATGATAGTTCAGGGAGCCAAGATCGGCTTCTTCCAGGGAGATATCCGTCTCCTGTCGGATGACTTGACCACACTGAAGCCCACAGTGTTCCCTGTGGTTCCCCGACTCCTCAACAGAATGTATGATAAGGTACGTGggcatgatgatgatgatgatgatgatgatgatgatgatagccGAATAAACAAGGGTGCACATGCTTCTGAATCTCTGAACCTGCTCATATTGACCTTTTTAACTACTCTAACTTAACTTTAGTGAGCTGCTGAATGTCACCCACCTCCATTTTGCAGCATAACCATTaaagaagatgatgatgatgatgctgttcctaataataataataactttatttgcaTAGTACCTTTCAAAACAAAGTtgcagtaacactttacaataaccatcatttataaatggcaaacagatttattaatgtttaatcatcatttataaaccgtatataggccatttagaatgttaaatacattatttattaatgtttaactaactaaatcatctATAAATGACagatagatggtatattaatgtaagtttatagttactttaccattaacaaaccaataaattataatcaatagtttattaatagttttagttgcactcatttaaattttttaacaccatattaagtatgttaatgatttttaaatgattcatatgcctttaagaaaatgtttgaaaacatttcaagattaaatatgtataggactttgtaaatggttaataattggtttataaaccatctataaacatgacttagttggttattgtaaagtgttaccaaagttgACATGtcgacaataaaacaaaatgcaattaagaacacataaataaaacagttaaacaatttataaaacaatgtaaaagaagGAAAAGGTCAATTTACAGGCAATACGATAAAAGTGAGTTTGAAGAAGAGATTACTATAACAGTTAGAGTGAtcattcgtgtgtgtgtgtgtgtgtgtgtgtgtgtgtgtgtgtgtgtgtgtgtgtgtgtgtagatctTCGGCCAGGCCAACTCCTCAGTGAAGCGCTGGCTGCTGGACTTTGCCTTCAGGAGGAAGGAGGCGGAGATGAGGAGAGGCATCGTGAGGAGAGACAGTATCTGGGACCGCCTCATCTTCAGGAAGGTTCAGGTACTCAGAGCCACCAGAGCTATATATCCAGGGACATGTAGGGGCTTTTATTGCTTCTAATAATAACGTTACATTACGCAGAATTTGTTGTGGATGCAATAGATCattggtctcaaactcgcggcccgcgggccaattgcggccatcatgatgatattttgtggcccccaccttgatatgaaggtttaatgtgagttttatatgaatggcactttacctcgttgtgtgtggaaggtccctcacttttttttggtaattttgtgtcttttttggtaattctgtgtcttttcttggtaattttgtttctttttgtaataattttgtgtcttttttagtaatttggtgtattttttggtcattttgtgtcttttttaaatcattttgtgtcttttttttgtaattctgtgtccttttttggtaattttgtgtcttattttatataattttgtgtctttttttagtaattttgtgtattttttgttcattttgtgtcttttttgggtaattttgtgtcttttttaaataattttgtgtcttttttttgtaattctgtctttttttttggtcattttgtgtcttttattaagtaatttaggttttttgctgtcattttgtgtcttttttggtcattttgtgtcttttttgggtcattttgtgtctttttttttgtaattgtgtgtcttctttgggtcattttgtgtcttttttttgtgtaattttgtgtatttttttgggtcattttgatactgcctccagcggcccccaggtaatttgagtgtgagacccctgCAGTAGATACTAAGTAAAGCTGCGATGTATTAATGTGGTGCTGCCATCTACAGGCCAGCCTCGGAGGTCGTGTGCGTCTCATGCTGACCGGAGCTGCTCCGATCTCTCCCACCGTCCTCACCTTCCTCAGAGCTGCAGTCGGCTGTCAGGTAACACTAAAACCTTTTTCTACTGCAGGTAatgtgtacaggtgcatctcaataaataaatatatcatagaaaagtttatttatgtcagtaattcaattaaaaaagtggaaataacaaataatgtgtgccaatattgataataaaccagcaaaccaatattttaggtaaaactcaccatattcaacagttgaatagcttgaaaagcatgaaaaagctcacaatgtcaatccttaaacgaagtctttacacaataagataattacataaggacataataataatatatataatataatataatacttataattaaataagaacataaagctatggtcagttggtaaattatactcaaaacaatataattaagatactattgctagatataagaagaaaatacttggtaagcttcatgttttttcattgtgtatagatccattacacacagaatggcacatttcatgtcttaatttatttaatttcttctaattataatggttgtggcttacatttaatgaagacctataATTCAGTGTCTCtaagactttttttaatattacaaaagaccaattttaaaaagtaaatactgTACAAACAGTACACAatactgtttgacttgaactactgcaaatggacttttccatcatattctaatgtattgagatgcagctgtagaAATGCTGCCATCTGATCTTTGAAATTTCTTCTTTGAGACTCCTTCTCTGTTGCCAAATTctacaaaataattttctttttctcaacCTCTGTCTCAGTTCTATGAAGGTTATGGACAAACAGAGTGTACAGCTGGATGCACCATGACAGTACCGGGGGAATGGAACGCAGGTAATCaataagaacttttttttaataactaaaGGTGTTGTCACACATGTAGCTGAGTTCATTTGGTCCAGAATAAGAGTGAAAATGATTACGCACattcagtacgtttacatgacacttgaaaaaacaaatgattgccttaatctgactataactggacaactgaagtgcatgtaaacgtgttagtccgactaatgtttgagttctccaactccgattaacacccagataatgcgattaGAATAGgatttttcaattttctgcCCCTTAAAATCACCATccatcttgttgttgttgttgttcgaAAATGCCGGTTTCCcgcctttctccacttgtttattatgacTTAATAGGTCAACCAGAAAGGGGGCCGTATTTACCTGCTGAATCTATATTTTGGAGAGATATGGAAAACTTACTTGATAAGACTGGACAGACCatcattttttaacctaaagatattatctcaatctaataacaaaacagtatgctttataacaaatctcatgcttctgatgggtaagtttcacatccacaagaTGAAGTTTTCTAAATCCCTCCCTAACTTTAACGTTTTCACAAGAGAATTAAAAGTTTATATCGAAACTttagtcaaataaaaaatgtgaatgcaCTCTCTCAAAAACtccagaataatataaagagaAGAACCTTATTCCCTATGtgccttattatgttattttatttttctatatatatttaattctacagatactgtaactgacatttttctttgtatatcttgtttatatactgaatgcctgtatttccttcattgttaataaagatctgaaaaaaaaaaaattacctgcTGAAACGATGCATATCGCCACCTAGTGGACGCCAAAAtggatttttaagcatagctctattaaactgtgcatgtaaacacactggtTGGTGCATTTTAGTTCTGGTTCACTTCATGTTCCCACTGAGTTTTTTCAAATGAGCCAAGAGGAATAAAAAACAGTGACACATTAACCCACATTAACCCTCAGTTGTACTCTTATTAGACTCCAAATGAACCACTTTATGAAAAATGACTAACAGCTAGAGACAGAAATTATTCTGGGCTCACTACTGTGGAATCGCTGTCACACAATTTGCATGAAGTggttatatacagtcatggaaaaaaacattagacaattgttttcttcaatttcttgttcattttaatgcctgatacaactaaaggtacatttgtttaatgataacaacaaaaatagctgataagagtttaatctaagagctgatatctagacatttaacatggttttcttaataaaaaccacaatcattatcaagaaagccatttaaaatgcctaaatgtcagctcttaaattaaactcttatcagctatttttgttgtcttaacaaaattaccttaagttgtaccaggcattaaaatgaacaagaaaccgaagaaaacaagggtggtctaatcattttttcaatgACAGTACATGGTCATAAACAGATCAATTTTAAGGTCACTTCCTGAACTGATTTCACAATCAGCTAAGGGATTTATTCGTTTTTACCTTTTGAAATTACGCCAAAATCAGAAGTCTGtggtttgtttatattttttcacaCCACAAACAAACCAAGCTGGAATCCCTTTGACAGCCGACATCCTTTCAAGTGGTCTCAGTtcagttatttgtttaaaaaagcagGTTTCATTGACTGCTTTCACACCAAGATGAATTTGGCACTTCCTCGGCTTTGCAACTAAGCTTTCCGTCCTGCCTGCAGGTCACGTTGGAGCCCCTCTGCCCTGTAACCGGATCAAACTGGTGGATGTGGCTGAGATGAACTACCTGGCTGTAAACGGGGAGGGAGAGGTAACAAACACCACACAAACTACAACTTTtatatacagttgcaagaaaaagtatgtgaactgTTGAAATTACCTGGGTTTCTGCATCCACTTCTTACCTTGTCCAGAGCTTTTGATCGTTGCACACGGTCTTCATCACCAGATTACAGATTCCatagagacttttaaaaaaggactaaaaacattcctttttagcaaaacctttggttcctcccatctagatggtttttagattatgtatgtatgttttctgtttttagctgttttttttttccttttttatcctttttataattagaatgttatgcttttaacctgtagcactttgagatttcctgtaatgtaaagtgcattacaaataaaatgtattattattattattattattacttttgttcAGTCGTCTCAGAGCTGGAGGTGTTCAAAAGTTCCCTTTTACTGAGCATTATTATGAATGTGTGTTGAGCTCGAAAGTGAATCCATACATTTCTGTGTTTGATAAGGAAGGCGTTATCTTAAATTATAAGAAAATGCAGCATGTGATCCAGTGTAATTCTATCTCATTAATATCAGCCTCAGTGTTTACTGTTGACTCTCCTGCAGCTGAACTGGATTCAGTCACTGTGAGTGGAAACAATCCTTTCCTCCTGCCactgcttcacattaaaagcgTCCAACTGAGGAAGCACAgatggcttttattgtgaagcagccacaggaaacacaatatttttttcactaaatacAACTTATGTGTTAACCAGAACTGTTTAGTGCTCAAGTCACTGCTTACTCAGGTCGTGTGATCAACAAGGagtttatttcagttttcatttaaacatcacattttcagatttttgacTCAAAACCATCTCACCAGTattcacaaaacaaataaaagtaaacattaaTTAACCAAATCACTTTTCAGACAAGATAGACAATTTTGTTGGCTCTAAGTCAACTCTTTATATTAACTTTATGTTCATTATAATAGAGACATACTGTATGCTGTAGATATTATTCATCTTACATTAAGCTTTATTAAACAACAAGTTTTTCAGCAACATGCTTCCTGTGGCTCCTTatcaaatcaaaacattttttttgtaaaaaggaaaaaaagaagagttgatattttgcattatttctTGGCTAATTAACTCAAACTTCAGCTTGACATGCGATCTCTTCAGAAACAAGGATTTCTcccagaagcagaaataaatgtctgtgtgtttaacaGAGGTTTAAATGGATATTCTCCACATAATGTGTGTGTAGgaaattaataaatcaatacatGAAATTAGATCAGTGATTAGTTTACTCCAACAGGAGAGATGATCAGAGGTGCAGAGTTTTTGCCACCATTATTATGGCCTGGACCTAATTGTGGAGAGAGTTTCTCAGTGAAGGAGCAGCCAGTAAAGGAGTAGATGAGAGCTGCAGCATCTACATCAAAAAAGGAGACCAGACCCTTCTCATAATCCACAAACACCCCCACCTTCTGAGGAGGAGACTTCAGAGAGAGAAGGACCGGAGGGTCAGCAAGAGCTCTGTACTCGTTTCCATTTCTCAAACATATACTCCAGAAACCACTCCGAGGGCTGGTTTTGGTTCTCCCTTGCCCCGACTCTCTGGCCACTCCTAAAGTCCAGGCAGTCTTTCCCTTAAGTTGCACCACAAAGTAAAATCTGCCTGTAGAAAAACTCTGCTTCCCTAAAACAAAGAGTTCGAAAGAAAATCTCTCTGGGTTGTTGGGCAGTTTCTTCTTCAAATCACCATCATACACTTTTTTCCCATCATCAGACAGGATTAAGTAGGGATTTGCTGTATCAGGATCAAGAGTCACATCCACAGCATACTGCTGGACCCTCTCCAGCTCAAACTGAAGCAGCTTCCTCATCTGTTCACTGAGCGTCTCCTCCAGCTGAGCCACAGCTCTCTCCACAGTCCCGTCATATGATGATGGCCGGAGGCTGATCTCTGTCCAGTCCTTGGTGGGTGTTGGGTGGTGGGTGTTTAGGGACTGGACACTTTGGAGAAGACGGAGATGGTCTTCAGAGCTTGAGAGCTGCTCCACCTCAGCGCTTCTCTTCTCCAGCTCAGAGATTTCCTGTTCCAGCTCTTTGACGAAACCTTCAGCCTGTTTTTCAGTGgttttctgcttctctctgaTCGTGTTGATGAGCTCGGCCTGGCTTCTCTCAACAGACTCCTTCAGAGCGGTGAAGACCTGAACTCCTTCCGATATCTCTCTGTTTGCATCTTTCTCACTGAGGTCGAATGAGTGTTTGACCTCCTGAATCTTCAATCGTctcttctggatcatctgctgaATTTCAGTCTCCAGCTCACTCTTCTTTTCTTCATATCCTTCTTTCAGAGGAACAACTTCATGCATCTTGTGGACTAAAACGGTGCAGAGCATACAGACGCACGTCTGGTCGGTCTTACAGAACAGCTCTAGAGGTTTATCGTGCTTCGGACACATCCTGCCTTCCAGGTTCTCCACAGCGTCGATCAGCTGATGTCTTTTCAGGCCTGACATTGTCTGATGAGGCTCCAGGTGAGTCTCACAGTAGGAGGCCAGACACACCAGGCAGGACTTCAGGGCCTTCAGTTTGGTTCCAGTGCAGACGTCACAGGGAACTTCTCCTGGTTTGGACACTTGttgctctgagctgctgctggattTCTGTTGAGCTGACTGTCTGAACTGAACAACCATCTCAGAGATGAAAGTGTTGACGTGCAGCTCAGGTCTTGTGTTGAAAACGTTCTTACACATGGGACACAGGTACTGGTCATTATTATTCCAGTGTTTGTCGATGCAGCTTTTGCAGAAGTTGTGTCCACATGATGTGGTGACAGGATCAGTGAACACATCCAGACAGATGGCGCACAGGAACCGATCTTCAGATGGCAGATAGTTTGCAGCAGCCATGtctacaaacaaaaagaaacattttcattaaaaatccaGATTTAGTTATCTCTTTTAAAAGaagcatttttctttgtatgccATGTATCAACCGTGAGCAAACAACCATTTTAATTGTTCTGACGAGCTCAAGCTGAACCcgagaacagagaaaacacaaaacagcacagagaaaacacaaaacagagtacagagaaaacacaaaacagcacagagaaaacatgaaacagagtacagagaaaacacaaaacagctcagagaaaacatgaaacagagaacagagaaaacacaaaacagtataaagaaaacacaaaacagagaacagagaaaacaaaaaacagaattcagagaaaacacgaaacagagaacagagaaaacacaaaaaagcacagagaaaacacatgcaaaaacattaaaaacagttacagtgaaaggtagttattggttatcatagttttaaactggcccatagttataattgtgttgagtttgagtgaatgttgtagaTGTTCCAGGtcgatgcagcagaaaaactgaaagcagtttttccaaattcagtatttgtctgaGGAGCATTGAGCattaatcactagagcgtgttggataattactatgtgaccagtttaataaagtgctgaggtatggtggcatgtcgcctgtcaatactttataaatgaaaaggaacCAATGCATATCTCATCTCACAGATAAAGGTTGCTACAATCGGCATGACTAGCATGTCATAGTGATGATGCGTAACATAAGTGACACTCCCACACCACTGCCCACTGCTTGTGTTAACCTTCACATCACCTGATTGTCGTACTAACAAGCTCAAGCTCCCTACTCTGTGAAACGACACCAAATATGTCCACACCCTGTTAGATAAACCAATTTCTGTTTAAGTATTATTATTCTGCTTATCTTATGACCAACACATTGCAATTCATCTagctgcttcacattaaaagcatcCCATTGAATTGTTGGCAGAAAACTTTTATCGTGAAACAGCCAGAGGAAGTAGAGGAAGCAGTATGCAAGAAGTGATCAGTAACCAGTAAAACCAGAACCAGAAATAGTAAGTGTGACAGTGAACTCTGGACAGAACGGACACAGAGAGACTGTTGAAAGCTGTTAAAGTGGGCTGCTGTAAAGTGGACCTGTGGACAAACAGCCACAGTTATATTGTAACAATTAAACAACTATAATGTGAAAAGAGAGGAACTTCCTGCCTGAGTGGAGCTGAAgttttcagaatcagaatcactttattagtcccttgaagggagattAGGGAGACCTtgacacacaagacaaggtacacaacgataaTAGACccaataaaagtctaataaaacacagtcaaagaaacgccatatgtatatataaaatcactgacacatgttCATTACAGAGCTAATACCCCTAAATGGAGAGTTAATACCTGGTATAGGCGAAAAGtgcaatgtgcagatgtgcaGAAAGCAGACTTGTGAAGATGAGCAATTTGAGGGCTACTttctattagttaaataaatggcagTTGGTATAAAT of Centropristis striata isolate RG_2023a ecotype Rhode Island chromosome 12, C.striata_1.0, whole genome shotgun sequence contains these proteins:
- the LOC131981655 gene encoding E3 ubiquitin-protein ligase TRIM21-like, giving the protein MAAANYLPSEDRFLCAICLDVFTDPVTTSCGHNFCKSCIDKHWNNNDQYLCPMCKNVFNTRPELHVNTFISEMVVQFRQSAQQKSSSSSEQQVSKPGEVPCDVCTGTKLKALKSCLVCLASYCETHLEPHQTMSGLKRHQLIDAVENLEGRMCPKHDKPLELFCKTDQTCVCMLCTVLVHKMHEVVPLKEGYEEKKSELETEIQQMIQKRRLKIQEVKHSFDLSEKDANREISEGVQVFTALKESVERSQAELINTIREKQKTTEKQAEGFVKELEQEISELEKRSAEVEQLSSSEDHLRLLQSVQSLNTHHPTPTKDWTEISLRPSSYDGTVERAVAQLEETLSEQMRKLLQFELERVQQYAVDVTLDPDTANPYLILSDDGKKVYDGDLKKKLPNNPERFSFELFVLGKQSFSTGRFYFVVQLKGKTAWTLGVARESGQGRTKTSPRSGFWSICLRNGNEYRALADPPVLLSLKSPPQKVGVFVDYEKGLVSFFDVDAAALIYSFTGCSFTEKLSPQLGPGHNNGGKNSAPLIISPVGVN